One Shewanella sp. MR-4 DNA window includes the following coding sequences:
- the gpmM gene encoding 2,3-bisphosphoglycerate-independent phosphoglycerate mutase, whose product MTTTKRPIALLILDGWGYRENTHMNAIYHANTPVLDRLNAQYAHGLISGSGLDVGLPDGQMGNSEVGHINLGSGRIVYQELTRISKAIADHEFEQNPALCDAVDVAVKAGGAVHIMGLLSPGGVHSHEEHIEAMCRMAVARGATKVYLHAFLDGRDTPPRSAKGSLSHFDDLFTTLGHGRIASIIGRYFAMDRDNRWDRVSQAYDLITQGKAKFQYDNAVTALEAAYERNENDEFVSSSAITDSEGKVASLNDGDALIFMNFRADRARQITRSFINADFDGFERAVTPKVNFVTLTEYAADIKAPIAYPSENLVNTLGEVLQNRGRTQLRISETEKYAHVTFFFNGGKEEPFNGEDRILINSPKVATYDLQPEMSSTELTDKLVAAIESAQYDVIICNYPNGDMVGHTGNFDAAVKACEAVDACIGRVVDALAKVGGECIITADHGNAEQMTDETTGQAHTAHTSELVPFVFVGRDATIDEGGKLSDVAPTILHLMGETIPAEMTGKPLIHVKE is encoded by the coding sequence ATGACGACAACTAAACGTCCAATCGCGTTGTTGATCCTCGATGGCTGGGGTTACCGTGAAAATACGCATATGAATGCGATTTACCACGCCAACACACCAGTACTCGACCGTCTCAACGCCCAATATGCCCACGGTTTAATTTCAGGTTCAGGCTTAGATGTAGGCTTGCCCGATGGGCAGATGGGGAACTCTGAAGTAGGCCATATCAACTTAGGTTCTGGCCGAATCGTTTACCAAGAGCTGACTCGTATCAGCAAAGCCATTGCAGATCATGAATTTGAACAAAACCCAGCCCTTTGCGATGCCGTCGATGTAGCAGTCAAAGCCGGTGGTGCAGTGCACATTATGGGTCTGCTCTCTCCCGGTGGCGTACACAGCCATGAAGAGCATATCGAAGCAATGTGCCGTATGGCAGTGGCGCGCGGTGCCACTAAAGTGTACTTACATGCCTTCTTAGATGGTCGCGATACCCCACCTCGCAGCGCCAAAGGCAGCCTAAGCCACTTTGATGATCTGTTTACTACATTGGGCCATGGCCGTATCGCCTCGATTATTGGTCGTTACTTTGCCATGGACCGCGATAACCGCTGGGACCGCGTGTCTCAGGCTTACGACCTGATCACTCAAGGCAAGGCGAAGTTCCAATACGATAACGCCGTGACCGCGCTAGAAGCCGCTTACGAGCGTAACGAAAACGATGAGTTTGTGTCGTCTTCAGCCATTACCGATAGCGAAGGCAAGGTTGCCAGCTTGAACGATGGCGACGCACTGATTTTTATGAACTTCCGCGCCGACCGTGCTCGTCAAATCACCCGTAGCTTTATCAATGCCGATTTCGATGGTTTTGAACGTGCAGTGACGCCAAAGGTTAACTTTGTAACGCTGACTGAATACGCAGCCGATATCAAAGCACCTATCGCTTATCCTTCTGAAAACCTAGTTAATACTTTAGGTGAAGTGCTACAAAACCGTGGCCGTACTCAGTTACGTATCTCCGAAACTGAAAAATACGCCCACGTAACCTTCTTCTTCAACGGCGGTAAGGAAGAGCCATTTAACGGTGAAGATCGCATCCTGATCAACTCACCTAAAGTGGCAACCTACGACTTACAACCCGAGATGAGCTCAACCGAGCTGACGGATAAGTTAGTCGCAGCGATTGAATCCGCTCAATACGATGTGATTATCTGTAACTACCCGAACGGTGATATGGTGGGTCATACTGGCAACTTCGATGCGGCGGTTAAAGCCTGCGAAGCTGTCGATGCCTGTATCGGCCGCGTAGTTGACGCACTGGCGAAAGTGGGTGGCGAATGTATTATTACCGCTGACCACGGCAACGCCGAGCAGATGACCGATGAAACCACTGGCCAAGCCCATACGGCGCATACCAGTGAGCTCGTGCCCTTTGTGTTTGTTGGCCGTGACGCCACCATAGATGAAGGCGGTAAACTGAGCGATGTCGCCCCAACGATTCTGCACCTAATGGGTGAAACCATTCCCGCAGAGATGACGGGTAAGCCCTTAATCCACGTAAAAGAGTAA
- a CDS encoding rhodanese-like domain-containing protein yields MQEYIEFFKAHTMLSLAWVGLFVMLVVSVIKSSFSKIKNVTHQELTTMVNRQDAKVVDVRSNDEFRKGHIVDAVNVTLADIKNNQVSALEKFKGSPIILVCNAGMTSSQAAQLLSKQGFENLYNLKGGMGEWQAANMPVSKSKR; encoded by the coding sequence ATGCAAGAATATATCGAATTTTTTAAGGCTCACACTATGCTAAGTCTGGCTTGGGTGGGTTTGTTTGTAATGCTTGTGGTCAGTGTGATCAAATCGAGCTTCTCTAAAATCAAAAATGTCACTCATCAAGAACTCACCACTATGGTGAACAGACAAGACGCTAAAGTCGTGGATGTGCGTTCAAATGACGAGTTCCGTAAGGGCCATATTGTTGATGCAGTTAACGTTACGCTCGCGGATATCAAAAATAATCAGGTTTCAGCCCTTGAAAAGTTCAAAGGCAGTCCCATTATACTGGTATGCAATGCTGGCATGACCTCGTCTCAAGCGGCTCAGCTTTTAAGTAAACAAGGTTTTGAAAACCTGTATAACTTGAAAGGTGGTATGGGTGAATGGCAGGCAGCGAATATGCCTGTTTCAAAAAGCAAAAGATAA
- the secB gene encoding protein-export chaperone SecB, with protein sequence MAEVANNEQQAPQFNIQRVYTKDVSFETPNSPAVFQKEWNPEVKLDLDTRSAKLADDVYEVVLSLTVTAQNAGETAFLCEVQQAGIFSIAGLTEPQLAHSLGAYCPNILFPYAREAVGSLVGRGTFPQLNLAPVNFDALFAQYVQQRQAAAAAPAAEEANA encoded by the coding sequence ATGGCTGAAGTAGCAAACAACGAACAACAAGCCCCACAATTCAACATCCAACGTGTTTACACTAAAGATGTTTCTTTCGAAACACCTAACAGCCCAGCTGTATTCCAAAAAGAATGGAATCCAGAAGTTAAGTTAGATTTAGACACTCGCAGCGCTAAATTAGCCGACGACGTATACGAAGTGGTTCTGTCTTTGACTGTGACTGCACAAAACGCTGGCGAAACTGCATTCCTGTGTGAAGTACAACAAGCTGGTATCTTCTCAATCGCAGGTCTGACTGAGCCACAACTGGCTCACTCATTAGGTGCATACTGCCCTAACATCCTATTCCCATATGCGCGTGAAGCTGTAGGTAGCTTAGTGGGTCGTGGTACTTTCCCACAACTGAACTTAGCTCCAGTAAACTTCGACGCTCTGTTCGCACAATACGTGCAACAACGTCAAGCCGCAGCAGCTGCACCAGCAGCCGAAGAAGCTAACGCTTAA
- the gpsA gene encoding NAD(P)H-dependent glycerol-3-phosphate dehydrogenase, producing the protein MKNSADITVLGAGSYGTALAISLASNGHKTLLWGHDPAHMQTLAQDKCNQAFLPGIAFPECLHIEADLAKALAASNNVLVVVPSHVFGSVLAQAKPLLRQDARIVWATKGLEPETGRLLQDVARDVLGEQYPLAVLSGPTFAKELAMGLPTAISVAGTCPKFTAELVELLHSPKRLRVYANDDFIGLQLGGAVKNVIAIGAGMSDGIGFGANARTALITRGLVELTRLGEALGASTATFMGMAGLGDLVLTCTDNQSRNRRFGLALGKGCDVDTAQAEIGQVVEGYRNTKEVFTLAKRMGVEMPITEQIYQVLYQGKAPLDAAKELLSREKKSETPAQ; encoded by the coding sequence ATGAAAAACTCTGCCGATATCACGGTGTTGGGGGCGGGTTCTTATGGCACCGCCCTTGCCATCTCTCTAGCCAGCAATGGTCATAAGACCTTGTTGTGGGGGCACGATCCTGCCCATATGCAAACGCTCGCTCAGGACAAATGCAACCAAGCTTTCTTGCCTGGTATTGCCTTCCCCGAGTGTTTACATATCGAAGCCGACTTAGCCAAAGCCTTAGCGGCCAGCAATAATGTGCTGGTTGTGGTACCTAGCCATGTGTTTGGCTCGGTACTGGCCCAAGCGAAACCTTTGTTACGCCAAGATGCTCGCATCGTATGGGCGACCAAAGGACTCGAGCCTGAAACCGGACGTTTGCTGCAAGATGTGGCCCGTGATGTGTTAGGCGAGCAATATCCGCTGGCGGTATTGTCAGGACCTACGTTTGCGAAGGAATTAGCCATGGGGTTACCTACGGCGATTTCGGTTGCGGGCACTTGTCCTAAATTTACCGCTGAGCTAGTGGAATTGCTGCACAGCCCTAAACGCTTACGTGTTTACGCTAACGACGACTTTATCGGCCTGCAATTAGGCGGCGCGGTGAAGAATGTTATCGCGATTGGCGCGGGGATGTCCGACGGTATTGGCTTTGGTGCCAACGCCAGAACGGCGTTAATTACCCGTGGTTTAGTCGAGTTAACCCGCTTAGGCGAAGCCTTAGGCGCCAGTACCGCCACCTTTATGGGCATGGCTGGATTAGGCGACCTAGTGTTGACTTGTACCGACAACCAATCCCGTAACCGCCGCTTTGGTTTAGCCTTAGGTAAAGGCTGCGATGTGGATACCGCCCAGGCCGAAATCGGCCAAGTGGTTGAAGGTTATCGCAATACTAAAGAAGTGTTTACCCTAGCGAAGCGCATGGGCGTCGAAATGCCGATCACCGAGCAAATCTACCAAGTGTTATACCAAGGCAAAGCGCCCTTGGATGCCGCCAAAGAACTGCTCAGCAGAGAAAAGAAATCAGAAACGCCAGCGCAATAA
- a CDS encoding NAD(P)/FAD-dependent oxidoreductase encodes MKHHDVIIIGAGAAGLMCAATAGYRGRDVLVLDNAKQAGRKILISGGGRCNFTNLKVEPANFICGNPHFVKSALARYPSQQFIELVERHGIEYHERDHGQLFCNDSAKEIVTMLLTECEWAGVSIKLRTDILAVSKTEAGRFELNTSNGELSCDSLVIATGGLSMPKLGATPYGYQLAEQFGLKVLPTHAGLVPFTWHSEDKIRFEPLSGIAVPSRITAKDGTAFSEALLFTHRGLSGPAILQISNYWKAGETIEINLLPNMDAAQALEQQLAAHPKQSLRNTLSQWLPKRLVEVLFDEALLNKALNQLVHAERAKLVDDLHRWTVLMNGTEGYRTAEVTLGGVDTHELSSKTMEAIKVPGLFFIGEVMDVSGWLGGFNFQWAWASGVAAGRVV; translated from the coding sequence GTGAAACATCATGATGTAATTATTATCGGAGCCGGCGCCGCAGGATTAATGTGTGCTGCAACAGCGGGTTACCGAGGTCGTGATGTACTGGTACTCGATAATGCCAAGCAGGCTGGGCGTAAAATCCTTATCAGCGGTGGCGGCCGTTGTAACTTTACCAATCTGAAAGTCGAACCCGCCAACTTTATCTGTGGCAACCCGCACTTTGTCAAATCCGCATTGGCGCGTTATCCGTCGCAGCAGTTTATCGAACTGGTTGAGCGCCACGGCATTGAATACCACGAGCGTGACCATGGCCAGCTGTTCTGTAATGACTCGGCCAAAGAGATAGTCACTATGCTGCTGACCGAATGTGAGTGGGCTGGCGTGAGCATTAAACTTCGCACCGATATTCTGGCGGTGAGCAAAACCGAGGCAGGCCGCTTTGAGCTAAACACCTCAAATGGCGAGTTAAGTTGCGACTCCTTAGTGATCGCCACCGGCGGTTTATCAATGCCAAAACTCGGCGCCACACCCTACGGCTATCAATTGGCCGAGCAGTTTGGGCTTAAGGTGTTGCCAACTCACGCGGGTCTGGTGCCTTTTACTTGGCACAGCGAAGATAAAATTCGCTTCGAACCGCTGTCGGGCATTGCCGTACCGAGCCGTATTACCGCCAAAGATGGCACCGCCTTTAGCGAAGCCTTACTCTTTACCCACAGAGGCTTATCTGGCCCCGCTATTTTGCAGATTTCCAACTACTGGAAAGCGGGCGAAACCATAGAAATCAATCTATTACCCAATATGGATGCCGCGCAGGCTTTAGAGCAACAACTGGCCGCACATCCTAAACAGAGTCTGCGTAATACCTTAAGCCAGTGGTTACCTAAGCGGCTGGTGGAAGTGTTATTCGATGAAGCTTTACTCAACAAAGCCTTAAATCAGCTGGTTCATGCAGAGCGCGCCAAGTTAGTCGACGATCTGCACCGCTGGACAGTCTTAATGAATGGCACGGAAGGTTATCGCACCGCCGAAGTGACACTCGGCGGCGTGGATACCCATGAACTCTCCTCCAAAACCATGGAAGCCATAAAAGTCCCCGGCCTATTTTTTATCGGCGAAGTGATGGATGTCAGCGGTTGGTTAGGCGGGTTTAACTTCCAATGGGCCTGGGCATCTGGTGTGGCCGCAGGAAGGGTTGTGTGA
- a CDS encoding TrkH family potassium uptake protein — protein MVQWHPSLTLEHTPKSGKKLFGAPPFILSVSFALLILLGTCLLKLPIATESPITWLQSLFTVTSAVTVTGLVVVDTGSMFTPFGQVIIALLIQCGGLGLMTFAIVTLIALGGKIGFLQQTVAKEAFNQTDTSTLVSTAKAVLVFSLLVEAVGMLILSVYWSGELGWQTSLFHGFFYTISAFNNAGFALSPDSLIPYVADPVVNLTITGLFIVGGLGFSVWIDLKRNKRWSKLTVYSRMMITGTILINAVAVIAIYLIEYNNPNTLAPLSELGKWLASWFQAVTPRTAGFNTLPIDQLEDGSTLLILVLMFIGGGSLSTASGIKVVTFMVLILATYGYLRRDEAVYVFKREIPKDTVSKALALTIISLVVSWLAIFILVLSEKAPLVDIVFEAISALGTVGLSRGLTGNLTSLGQAIIIFMMFMGRLGPLMLAYFLANPRVKKLRYAETKLAIG, from the coding sequence GTGGTTCAATGGCATCCTTCGCTCACCCTAGAGCACACACCTAAAAGCGGTAAAAAACTCTTTGGCGCGCCGCCCTTTATCTTAAGTGTCAGTTTTGCTCTGCTGATCTTACTTGGCACTTGCTTGCTTAAACTGCCTATCGCCACCGAGTCGCCTATTACTTGGCTGCAAAGCCTCTTTACCGTGACCTCGGCGGTGACGGTCACAGGGCTTGTGGTCGTCGATACTGGCAGTATGTTCACGCCCTTTGGCCAAGTGATTATCGCGCTGTTAATTCAATGCGGCGGCCTAGGCTTGATGACCTTTGCCATAGTCACGCTAATAGCGCTGGGCGGTAAGATAGGTTTCTTGCAGCAAACAGTGGCGAAAGAAGCGTTTAATCAAACCGATACCTCTACCTTAGTCTCGACTGCTAAGGCCGTACTGGTGTTTTCGCTATTGGTTGAAGCCGTGGGTATGCTGATTTTATCTGTCTACTGGAGCGGCGAATTGGGTTGGCAAACTAGCTTATTTCATGGCTTCTTTTATACTATTAGCGCCTTTAATAACGCGGGTTTTGCCCTAAGCCCAGATAGCTTAATCCCCTATGTGGCCGACCCAGTCGTTAACCTCACCATCACAGGTTTATTTATTGTGGGCGGCCTTGGGTTTTCGGTGTGGATTGACCTTAAGCGCAATAAACGTTGGTCGAAACTCACCGTCTACAGCCGCATGATGATTACTGGCACCATACTGATCAATGCCGTGGCCGTGATAGCCATTTACCTGATTGAATACAACAACCCCAACACCCTCGCGCCCTTAAGCGAGCTCGGCAAATGGTTGGCCTCTTGGTTTCAAGCCGTGACCCCGCGCACCGCAGGCTTTAACACCTTGCCCATAGACCAACTCGAGGATGGTTCCACCCTATTGATTTTAGTGCTGATGTTTATCGGCGGCGGCTCCCTCAGCACCGCCAGCGGCATTAAAGTCGTGACCTTTATGGTGCTTATTCTCGCCACCTACGGCTATTTACGCCGCGATGAAGCAGTGTATGTGTTTAAGCGGGAAATCCCCAAAGATACCGTCAGCAAAGCCTTAGCGCTAACCATCATCTCTTTGGTCGTATCTTGGCTGGCCATCTTCATATTGGTATTAAGCGAGAAAGCGCCGTTAGTCGATATCGTCTTCGAGGCCATATCCGCACTGGGCACAGTCGGTTTATCCCGCGGTTTGACAGGTAACTTAACTAGCCTAGGCCAAGCCATCATCATCTTTATGATGTTCATGGGTCGCCTCGGCCCACTGATGTTGGCCTACTTCCTTGCCAACCCAAGGGTAAAAAAGCTGCGCTATGCAGAAACCAAATTGGCAATTGGGTAA